GTCAGGCCTAAGAGCCCCATCAAATTATTCTGAAGAACCATCTCGCCATCCAAGTCTCACAGTAAATTCCCAGGTGAGTTCACTCACTCTCATTCGTGTCTCTTTGTAGAAGTTCAGATTTACCGTCTTCTGGTTTTCGACGgggttttgattttcgaaTATGCTGTACGTACTGCTGTTTATTCGTGATATGTGCTGCAGGAACCTTACAATGCAGAGCCACCACGTTCGGTGCTGTTAGCTTCCTATGTGACCCCAGTAGATTTGTTCTACAAGCGAAACCATGGACCAGTTCCTGTGCTTGATGATATCGAAAGGTTAGCAAGAATTAGTTAACTAcatatcctttttttttatccgGCTAGCTTTGCCAAATTGTAGATTTGTATTATTGTATATAGTTAAGCAATTACTTGTAGAGTTGTAGGTGAGCAATGAGAAAGTGTATTGATAGCCTCATATTTCAGTTACCTCCTAATCTCCTATCTTCTAGTTGTGGGCTGTTGTTACTTGAGTCTGAatcctttattttattttattttttgtttattcaaGTTTTGGAAGATGAAGAGAAATATCACTAGACTGATTATAGTTATTTTGTCTAGATATCGAGTTTCTGTATGTGGTTTGGTGGAAAAGCCTCTGCAACTGTCAATGGCGGACATCAGGCAATTACCAACTAACAGTGCAGTTCTCTATTACTTAATTCTGATCGACCAATTGCTAAACataaattttttgtttctaCGTCAAACAGGAAGCTTCCGAAGCACACTGTGACAGCGACATTGCAAGTGAGTTGGTTGATTACTTTGTTTATCGAATATATTGATTTTGTGTTGGATGCTCTAACTGTAACAGTTAACTTTTGCTGCAAGTAATGAGCTTGTTTCAATAATTTGTTTCTATCTAATTAGTGTGCAGGTAACAGGAGGACTGCAATGAGCAAAGTAAAGCCGGTGAAAGGTGTTGGGTGGGATGTTTCTGCAATTGGAAATGGTGACTATGCCTCTCAGTTTCAATAATTCACAGATTCACACTTGGTGCTAAATTTCACCATGTTTAACTATGACTATCTTATAGCTTCTTAATCAATTTCAGCCATTTGGGGTGGGGCTAAACTCGCTGATGTTCTTGAACTTGTGGGAATCTCCAACTTTACATCAGTGTCACCCTTAGGAGGCAAGCATGTTGAGTTTGTTAGTGTAGATATGTGCAAGGTgagattcaatatttatacatataaCAAACATTGTTCTTTTTGGTTGAGGATGATCTTCGTTATAGTCCAACGTGTCTTGATTAGGAGGAAAATGGGGGACCTTACAAGTCTTCAATTCCATTAATTCAAGCCTCAAATTTGGATGCTGAAGTTATACTCGCATATGAAATGAATGGAGAGGTAGCTATATGAACAACTTTGCACTCATGGTTCCCACTTTTCAGATCACATCTCTTCTAATTTTTCTTATGCTAAAGCCTCTAAACAGGGATCATGGCTTTCCTTTGCGTGTAATTGTTCCTGGTGTGATTGGTGCTCGATCTGTAAAATGGCTTAGTTCCATCAATATTATTGAACACGAATGTCAGGTTGGTTTTCCTAGATGTAATTAACATGTTAATCAATGTTAACATAAATGGTAGAAACTCTGAAACATTTTACTGTGTAATAGGGATTTTTCACGCAAAGGGACTATAAAATGTTTCCACCTACAGTGAATTGGGATAATATAGATTGGTCAACCAGAAGGCCTCAGATGGATTTTCCAGTTCAGGTATTCAAGAGCTTAACTTGGAAGTACTTACTAAACagttcatatttaataaattCTGTAATGAACTGATGGATATTAGTTTGATCTATTTTGCAGTCTGTGATTTGTTCTCTGGAGGAAGAAAATAAAGTAAAGCCTGGAAAGGTATGTGAGCTATTTGCATTAAGCAGAATGGAGGCGATGTAGTAGTCATCTAATCATGACTGGCCATCATCGAATGTATCTGCAGATTGTAGTTCATGGATATGCAGTATCTGGAGGTGGTCGAGGGATTGAGCGAGTGGATGTATCGTTCGATGGAGGCGAGACATGGGTGGAAGCAATCAGACACCAGAAGAGTACTGAAGATCTATATGTTGCtgatgatacaagtagttgtgACAAGTGGGGATGGGTGCTGTTTAAGGCTGAAGCAGATGTCTCTCAAACTACTGAAATCATCACCAAAGCAGTAAGCAACAATTCCTAATGACACTGTTTCATGGCTTTCTGGTATATCAAAAGGTTATAAATCTCGCAAACATTTTTGTGGAACAGGTTGATATAGCTGGAAATGTCCAACCCGAAAATGTGGGCGTCATCTGGAACCTGAGAGGAATACTAAACACCTCTTGGCACAGGGTCCGCGTTGAAGTGAAGGATCCTAATTTATGATTCTCAAGCACCAAAAGCCTACCAGAAACCTGAAcatttcaataaattttacatCACTACTAAAGAGTTTGTGCAATTTCTGCAATCGTTCCATGGAACAGGTAAGATTCAGACTATGAAGTGTAAGATTCAGACTACTAAATCAATCCACGTCTTATTACATTATTAACCTAATTGAGAGATACCATATATGCAGTAAGAACCTTTATCTCGCCAAACAGAACAGATAAATAACAGTAAACTCTCAATGCTTCAAGCTGTGTGAGTACATTATTTTGACTGACGCGCATTGTTTTAGGTCAGGAAAACCAGCAGTTATCAGACAATTAGAACCAATCTAACCAATCAAAATGAATTACATGTGGCACTAAatgtagtaaaaatttactcaATTGACACCTAGAAATGGTAGGGTCAAAGAATAGACAAGCTGCAGGAATGCAGAAAACACTATTGAATTAGTAAAACGTTACCCGGAATCAATATGGGTGTTGTGATACCTGTAGTATTCTTTACCCTTTAAAGGGTTGTCACTATGATGAGCAAAAAGATCAGAATGTACAACACTGGAAATCACTTTCTCCTTCGCCACCAGTCTGGGATTTTCAATCTCTGGCTTCTATGTACAGCTAATTTAACTGCAGGAACTTTGCGCTTCACCTGTCTCCAGAGCATATTGACTGCATCTTCTTTTTCTGGGGGGTAATGGAACTCAAAATGATGGGAGATGTTCTTCAGACGCCTATACATTTCCATccatttctcctttgacaaTTTCCGGAGCTCATTGACCATGTAACCAGGTTGTAGAGCCTCTTTAAATGAGAAGAATATTGAGAACTGGTTGTAGTCAAGTTCATCTTCAAATGGAAGCTCAATTTCATCACTCACAATGACAGGAATGCAGTGGCTCACAATGACATCAAAAAGACGACAAGATGAAGGAGTGTCTCCAGCAGGGTGTAGACAGAACTTTGATGCCCTCATCCGTTGTGTGGACTGATTCAACAAAAGAAGGGAACAAAAATATGAGATACACAAGAATACTAAAGACAAATTCCTCCTAGGCAAATCAAACATCATCCTTCTCAGAATGAATGATGTTTTGCATGCCACCCCTCAACCTGCTTGTCAAGTAAGAGAGCCTATTTTATGTTCATTTTCTTGAAGCCCTCTCTGATAACTATTCTCTTAAATTGGATGAAGTAAGAAAATGTGGGTTGCAAGCAATACCGAATAATCCAGTAAACTTATGAAAGATTATATCGGTAAGTGCACAATCAGTTTCTCGATGCTTTGACAAGATTACTGAAGACATTTGGTAAAAATAGATAATGAAATCGAGGAGGGAAAAATTCGCATTACACTGAACAGTACCAAGATATGTAGGTACGTACCAATTTTATGTTTTCTCCGGTAGCAACACTCCGCTCATAGTGAACATCATCATAACCAGCTAAAACTTTTGCCAGTTTAGCTCGAACAATGCCTTCCTGAATATAAGAAGACCATAGATAATCAGTTATGTTCAAAGTAGACAGTTTACAATGGAATTTTCCTCTTTAAAACTGCTTTAATAATACTAACATACATCTTTCCTGTGTGTCCTCCCTTGGAAGAAAAGAAGCGTCTTGCGGGACTCATACGGATCCGAACTATTATCATCTTTGAAGGACTCCACGACATGTACATAAGGGGTGACCACATCTTTGCTCAGATTTGACATGACATGAGGGTACCGCCCAAAATCCACAACAATTTGAATAGATGCATTGATCTGTGGTCGAAGAAACCTGAAAGCATTGGGATGCGTCATAGGGATTACATGGTCTCTGCCCCCAGATCTATTCCAGTACTTGGATTCTTTCAACAGTTTCACTAAATCTATCTGAAGTCAAAAAACACAAAGCAAAATTTAGAAGCCAGCTAACAAAGACCGAGCAAAGATTCAAAAGGCAGAACAGCCAGGACCATTGATTCATCATCCTAAACGCTCCGAATCATCACCACATTCCTTTCTAACATTGTTCTACATTTTCTTATATACAGTCGACAACGACACAATCGAAGCTGAATTCAGCTGTAACATCTCATGTAAGTCCTTATCATATCCGAATTGCCGATAAGCTCACAACTAGAAACCAAAACTCTCATTTCTAAACAGAGAAATGTACTGAAGCATACAAATTCAATCAAAGTAATCCAATTCAATACATTTTTACCACACAAATTCAACTACTCAACACAGTAATATCAAACTTGACCGAAAT
This is a stretch of genomic DNA from Argentina anserina chromosome 4, drPotAnse1.1, whole genome shotgun sequence. It encodes these proteins:
- the LOC126792361 gene encoding sulfite oxidase-like, encoding MSSGLRAPSNYSEEPSRHPSLTVNSQEPYNAEPPRSVLLASYVTPVDLFYKRNHGPVPVLDDIERYRVSVCGLVEKPLQLSMADIRKLPKHTVTATLQCAGNRRTAMSKVKPVKGVGWDVSAIGNAIWGGAKLADVLELVGISNFTSVSPLGGKHVEFVSVDMCKEENGGPYKSSIPLIQASNLDAEVILAYEMNGEPLNRDHGFPLRVIVPGVIGARSVKWLSSINIIEHECQGFFTQRDYKMFPPTVNWDNIDWSTRRPQMDFPVQSVICSLEEENKVKPGKIVVHGYAVSGGGRGIERVDVSFDGGETWVEAIRHQKSTEDLYVADDTSSCDKWGWVLFKAEADVSQTTEIITKAVDIAGNVQPENVGVIWNLRGILNTSWHRVRVEVKDPNL
- the LOC126791160 gene encoding probable arabinosyltransferase ARAD1, which encodes MYRKAAIGLTFTLLLLISYSIFIGTVDLRSYFIPLLQSSPLAPQSLCATGPPLKVFMYDLPRRFNVGMLDRKSVEEAAVTAREWPPWPRNSGLKKQHSVEYWMMGSVLWEGNGGEGSEVVRVSDPEMADAFFVPFFSSLSFNTHGHNMNDPETEVDHQLQIDLVKLLKESKYWNRSGGRDHVIPMTHPNAFRFLRPQINASIQIVVDFGRYPHVMSNLSKDVVTPYVHVVESFKDDNSSDPYESRKTLLFFQGRTHRKDEGIVRAKLAKVLAGYDDVHYERSVATGENIKLSTQRMRASKFCLHPAGDTPSSCRLFDVIVSHCIPVIVSDEIELPFEDELDYNQFSIFFSFKEALQPGYMVNELRKLSKEKWMEMYRRLKNISHHFEFHYPPEKEDAVNMLWRQVKRKVPAVKLAVHRSQRLKIPDWWRRRK